ACGCTGCTCAGCGTGGCGCTTTTCGTCGCGGCGAACGTTTTGTTTCCTTCCGGTACCGCCTATACGCCGGTGCCACTGCCCTGGGCCAATCTGCTGCACGGTTTTAGCGTCGTGGGCGTGTTGCTGGTGCTGGGTACGCTGCTTTTCCACTACCGCCATCAGTTCGAGATCACCGAAAGCGAGCTTTTGATCAACAACCACGCGCTCGAAACGCTCAGCAATACCGACCCGTTGACGGGGCTTGCGAATCGACGGGTGCTCGATGACACCTTAAGGCGCGAATGGCTGCGGTTGACCCGCCACCCAGGGGCGCTTTCGGTCATCATGTGCGACGTGGATCATTTCAAACATTACAACGATCGCTTTGGTCACGATGGGGGGGATCGGTGTCTGCAGCGAGTCGCGCTGGTGCTTCAGGCCGAGCTTAGCCGGCCTGCGGATCTCATCGTGCGCTACGGCGGAGAGGAGTTTGCGCTGGTACTTCCGGAAACCGATGAACGAGGCGCGCGCCACGTGGCACATAGACTGTGCGAGGCGGTTCGACGCCTTGAAATACCCAATCCCGGCGCGGGTGACGGCTTTGTCACCGTCAGCGTCGGCGTATCGAGTATCCATGCGCTGAACTGTAACGGCCTGAATGCGGAAGAGGGTGAAAGCCTGCTCAAGTGCGCAGACCAGGCGCTTTACCAGGCCAAGAGTCTCGGTCGCGACCGGGCCGTTTTTTTGACGTACGCGGCAGGATAGCGGCGCTTTGGGAGTACGAAGAATGCTCGATCAATGGATGAAGCTAAGCGCCGTCGATATGAGGGAGCTGCCCGCCAAGCGTCAGCGTCAGGTTCTGGTGTGTGATCAGTTGGGTATTTTTGCGTTTTTTACGCCTCTTCCTTACCAGCTTTTCTATATCTTTTACGATCTCGCTTACTTTAGCGAAATATTCATTATCAATCTGATGTTCATGTCCTGTTACGCGACGGTGCTACTGCTCAACCGGCGCGGCGAGTACGGGGCGGCGCGCAATTTGCTCATGTTGTGTGTGAGCACCCACATGTTCGTTTCATCGCTCATGGCGGGTTCTGGCGTAGGCGTTAATCTTTTCTATTTCACCCAGGCCGCCGTGCTGGTCTTTTTGTTTCCTGGGCTTTGCTGGCTGGGGTTGGTCGCCTGGCAGCTCGTATGCGGTGCGCTCTATCTCGGCACTCAGCTATTGTTGACGTCAGAAGTCGCGATTACGCCGGTGCCCCATCCCTGGGTGGATCTCATGTACGTGTGCAGCGCCTCCGGCGCGCTGCTGCTGATGGTAGCCTTACTCAATCTTTTTCGACACCAAATCGAGAACACCGAGAAGGAGCTGTTGACGACCAGCCAGATGCTCCAGGTCCGCTCGAGCACCGATCCGCTAACCGGACTCGCCAATCGGCGCGCGCTGGACGAGGTCCTGCGCGCCGAGTGGCTGCGGCTTGCGCGTCATCCGGGCACGCTCTCGGTCATCATGTGCGATGTCGATCACTTCAAGGGCTATAACGACTATTTTGGTCACGATGGGGGCGACGAGTGCCTACGTCAAATTGCCTGGGCGATCAAGGAGGTGCTCGAGCGGCCTTCGGATTTGGCGGTGCGCTATGGTGGCGAGGAGTTCGCGGTCGTGCTGCCCGCGACCGACGAGCAGGGCGCTCGACACGTGGGGGAAAAAATCAACGAAGCGGTGCGGCGTTTGGCCATCCCCAATCCCCATATAAAAGGCGGTATCGTGACTGTCAGTGTCGGTGTCTCGAGTTCCACTTGCTTTACCAGCACGCATTTCGAGCAAAGTGTCGAGCGCCTGCTCAAGTGCGCCGACC
The window above is part of the Halomonas sp. GD1P12 genome. Proteins encoded here:
- a CDS encoding GGDEF domain-containing protein — protein: MLSNLQKIWSPGVADNPVRLRRQIELCNQLGLFAFFMCTCYQTFFILSDFDLYSTYFTINMLFMGGYASILWINHRRWYMTACLVFTALVMVQLFISAFYLSVDAGVPLFYITLAGTLSFLFPRKQWYLSMSLTLLSVALFVAANVLFPSGTAYTPVPLPWANLLHGFSVVGVLLVLGTLLFHYRHQFEITESELLINNHALETLSNTDPLTGLANRRVLDDTLRREWLRLTRHPGALSVIMCDVDHFKHYNDRFGHDGGDRCLQRVALVLQAELSRPADLIVRYGGEEFALVLPETDERGARHVAHRLCEAVRRLEIPNPGAGDGFVTVSVGVSSIHALNCNGLNAEEGESLLKCADQALYQAKSLGRDRAVFLTYAAG
- a CDS encoding GGDEF domain-containing protein, whose amino-acid sequence is MLDQWMKLSAVDMRELPAKRQRQVLVCDQLGIFAFFTPLPYQLFYIFYDLAYFSEIFIINLMFMSCYATVLLLNRRGEYGAARNLLMLCVSTHMFVSSLMAGSGVGVNLFYFTQAAVLVFLFPGLCWLGLVAWQLVCGALYLGTQLLLTSEVAITPVPHPWVDLMYVCSASGALLLMVALLNLFRHQIENTEKELLTTSQMLQVRSSTDPLTGLANRRALDEVLRAEWLRLARHPGTLSVIMCDVDHFKGYNDYFGHDGGDECLRQIAWAIKEVLERPSDLAVRYGGEEFAVVLPATDEQGARHVGEKINEAVRRLAIPNPHIKGGIVTVSVGVSSSTCFTSTHFEQSVERLLKCADQALYLAKKNGRDQTVCMGCYSLT